In Roseibium algicola, the DNA window GGCAGGACGAGATAGCGGCGACGAAAGCCTCTTCCGGATCGACGGCGGCCTCAATGGAATATGGCAGGGGTACCACCGTGGGCGAGGCGCTTGCCGGGATCTCCAGACCACCGTCAAAACGCCAGATGTGCCCTCTGGAATAGGCGTTTGCGGCATAGTCGCCGTCGCATGCCCATTCCACCTGTGCCGTGTAGTAGTGCCCTGCCATGAATTACAACGTCTCCACGTACGCCTTGTAGGCTGCCGCGTCCATCAGGTCGGACAGCTGATCCGCATTGCCGACGGTCATCTTGATGAACCATGCAGCGCCTTCGGGATCTTCGTTCACCTTGGCCGGCTCGTCCACCAGCGCATCGTTGGCTTCAACGACTTCACCGTCGATCGGAGCGTAGACTTCACTGGCTGCCTTGACGGATTCCACGACGGCGGCTTCATCGCCCTGTGACAGCGCCTTGCCGGCTTCCGGCAGTTCGACGTAAACGACGTCGCCGAGCTGCTCCTGCGCG includes these proteins:
- the gcvH gene encoding glycine cleavage system protein GcvH, whose amino-acid sequence is MTTYYSKDHEWIAVDGDKATIGITTYAQEQLGDVVYVELPEAGKALSQGDEAAVVESVKAASEVYAPIDGEVVEANDALVDEPAKVNEDPEGAAWFIKMTVGNADQLSDLMDAAAYKAYVETL